A section of the Verrucomicrobiota bacterium genome encodes:
- a CDS encoding nitroreductase family protein yields the protein MNIKKATTDHHILKLLAERWSPCCFEDRPVSDSDLRSLFEAARWAASSYNEQPWNYLVATRDNSLEFDRLLSCLVETNQTWAKTAPVLVLSVVSLKFTKNKQDNQAAVHDLGLAAGNLVVEATSRGLSVHQMIGILPDKVRELYRIPEHFAARTAMAIGYKDDPATLLDALKERDQTPRQRKPLVKFVFTSQWGQPSPLVLKRDT from the coding sequence ATGAACATCAAAAAAGCAACAACTGACCATCACATCCTAAAACTCCTCGCGGAACGGTGGAGCCCCTGCTGTTTCGAAGACCGTCCTGTGTCGGATTCTGACCTTCGTTCGCTGTTTGAGGCGGCACGCTGGGCGGCATCCTCTTATAATGAGCAGCCATGGAACTATCTAGTGGCGACACGGGATAACTCCTTGGAGTTCGACAGACTCCTTTCCTGTCTTGTGGAAACAAACCAAACGTGGGCGAAGACGGCGCCGGTGCTTGTTCTGAGCGTCGTGAGTTTGAAATTTACAAAGAACAAGCAAGACAACCAGGCTGCCGTACATGATCTGGGTCTGGCCGCCGGGAATCTGGTGGTGGAAGCAACGTCACGAGGTCTCTCAGTCCATCAGATGATCGGCATCCTTCCCGATAAAGTACGGGAGCTTTACCGGATACCGGAGCATTTTGCGGCACGGACTGCCATGGCCATCGGATACAAAGACGACCCGGCCACGCTGCTAGATGCTCTAAAGGAGCGCGACCAGACGCCACGGCAGCGAAAGCCATTGGTCAAGTTCGTATTCACCAGCCAATGGGGACAACCCTCACCGCTCGTGCTGAAACGTGATACCTGA